The genomic window TCGGCGGCGGCGTTTGTTGCGGTCGTGATCATTCATTTCTGTCCGCCGTGCTTGTCGGCGGCAGAGCAGATGCCGCCGGGGTCACAACCAGCACGGCGACCTAACGTGGTCATCTTTCTCGCCGACGATCTCGGTTTTTCCGACGTCGGCTGTTACGGCGGCGAGATTGCCACGCCGAACCTCGACCGACTCGCGGCCGACGGTCTGCGGCTGACCCAGATGTACAACACGGCCCGATGCTGGCCGACGCGAGGGGCCCTTTTATCCGGCTATTACGCCCAGCAGATCAACCGGGACCCCGCCCGACAGCGACCTGCCTGGGCCGCGTTGTTGCCCGAATTGCTCAAGCCGGCGGGGTATCACAGCTATCATTGCGGGAAATGGCACGTGGACGGCAAGGTGCTGGCGGGCGGATTTGAACGTTCTTACCACTTTGAGGACTGGGATCGGTATTTCACCCCGAAGGCCCACTTTCTGGATGACAAACAGTTGCCTGCGGTCAAACCGAGCGACGGCTACTATGCGACGAGGGCGTTCGCCCAGTACGCGATCGACTTTCTCGCCGAGCACAAGGAGAAACATGGCAGCGAGCCATTTTTCCTTTACCTGGCGTTTATTGCTCCCCATTTCCCGCTGCACGCACTCCCCGAGGACATTGCCCGATATCGAGATCGGTACCTGGAGGGCTGGGACTCGATCCGGGAGGCGCGGTGGCGGCGGTTGCGGGCATTGGGCATCGTCGACTGCGGTCTCTCGCCCCTCGATCCGAGATTTACCCCGCGGTATCTCAAGCCTGATCTGATCGACATGATCGGTCCCGGTGAAGTGGAGCATGCCCTTGCATGGAGCGAATTGACGCCGCAACAGCAGCGTTTGCAGGCAACCAAGATGGCTATTCACGCGGCAATGGTAGACCGGATGGACCAGGAGATCGGCCGCGTTCTGGACCAACTGCGCAAGATGGGAGCGTGGGATAACACCTTAGTCGTTTTCCTTTCCGATAATGGGGCGGACGCCACGTTGATGGTCCGTGGGGACGGCCACGACCGAGCGGCAGATCCCGGCTCGGCTGCGTCTTTCTTGTGTCTGGGGCCAGGGTGGGCCAGCGTCTCAAACGCTCCTTTCCGCCGGCACAAGATATGGGTTCACGAGGGCGGCATCTCGACGCCGTGCATTATGCATTGGCCGGCGGCCATCAGATCCAAGGGAGCACTTCGTCACACGCCCGCCCACGTGATCGACCTGGTTCCCACCGTATTGGAATTGGCGGACGTGGCGGCCCCGGAGACGTGGAAGGGCCTGGGTCGCCCGCCGATGCCGGGCAGGAGCCTGGTTCCGCTCCTGGATTCCGACGTCGAAATCCAACGGGACTACCTTTACTGGCACCACCAGGGCAACCGCGCCCTACGGGTGGGGGATTGGAAGCTGGTATCGGAGGCGGAGAACAATTCCATGTGGGAACTGTACAATCTGAAACAAGACCGCATTGAATCCAGGGACCTCGCGGGGCAATATCCTGACAGAGTGAGTCAGATGGCGGACATGTGGAAACAACTCGACCAGGAGTTTCGCCGTCAGTCGGGAGCGGTCCCTTCAACCGGACCGGAACCCGCAAGACAGCGCTGACGCGGAGCGGTCTGCATTCTCAGGTCAGGTTTTCGAAGCCGCGGGCAAGTGTTCAGTCGCGGGACATGCGCGTCGGATGGAGACATCCCCAGCCGACCAGGTCCATGATTCTGAATCTGAAGTCGCGGAAACGGTGCCTTTATCCAGATTGGCATTGATACTTGCCGATGAAATTGAACGCCTTGAGTATTGTTGGCGTGGACAGTCCGCATCCATAAAGGAGCAGGTTGAATATGAGTCGGCATTACGGATCGCTGATCGGTTCGGTTGCGTTTTCGCTGATGGTGCTGCTGTTGCTGTCGGGGCAGGGATGCCCGCAAGGCGCGGGGCTCGGGGTACCCGGAGTGGAAGAGGTGCGGTACACCAATGTTACCCCGGCCGAAGCGATGGCATTGATTCAAGAGCATCAGGACGACCCGAGCTTTGTCATTCTCGATGTCCGCAGCGGGGAAGAGTTCGCGGCCGGTCATATCGAGGGCGCGGTAAGTCTTTGTCTTCTGTGCAGCGATCCGGCTTTTCGCGACGCGCTTGCCGATATCGACAGATCCCTCACCTTCCTGGTATACTGCCGAACCGGTCGCCGAAGCGCGAACGCCAGCGGTATCATGGCCGCGGAAGGGTTCACCAACGTCTACAACATGACGGGCGGAATCGTAGAGTGGCAGAGTCTGGGTCTGCCGGTCGTCAAGTAGCCGCCGGCCTTGAGCGGATCCGACATCACCGATGCGAAGCCGGCGGCAACCGGCCTGGGACAAGCCCCGTCGCCGCGGCGACGGACTCATGGACTTGGACGTTGTTGTCGGCGGGGGGCTCAATGCGCAACGAGCTTACGATTGCCCGGGTCGTGTCGACGGCTTCAGGCGTCGCCGATTCGAG from Phycisphaerae bacterium includes these protein-coding regions:
- a CDS encoding rhodanese-like domain-containing protein; this encodes MSRHYGSLIGSVAFSLMVLLLLSGQGCPQGAGLGVPGVEEVRYTNVTPAEAMALIQEHQDDPSFVILDVRSGEEFAAGHIEGAVSLCLLCSDPAFRDALADIDRSLTFLVYCRTGRRSANASGIMAAEGFTNVYNMTGGIVEWQSLGLPVVK
- a CDS encoding arylsulfatase yields the protein MQYAGGQASRSAAAFVAVVIIHFCPPCLSAAEQMPPGSQPARRPNVVIFLADDLGFSDVGCYGGEIATPNLDRLAADGLRLTQMYNTARCWPTRGALLSGYYAQQINRDPARQRPAWAALLPELLKPAGYHSYHCGKWHVDGKVLAGGFERSYHFEDWDRYFTPKAHFLDDKQLPAVKPSDGYYATRAFAQYAIDFLAEHKEKHGSEPFFLYLAFIAPHFPLHALPEDIARYRDRYLEGWDSIREARWRRLRALGIVDCGLSPLDPRFTPRYLKPDLIDMIGPGEVEHALAWSELTPQQQRLQATKMAIHAAMVDRMDQEIGRVLDQLRKMGAWDNTLVVFLSDNGADATLMVRGDGHDRAADPGSAASFLCLGPGWASVSNAPFRRHKIWVHEGGISTPCIMHWPAAIRSKGALRHTPAHVIDLVPTVLELADVAAPETWKGLGRPPMPGRSLVPLLDSDVEIQRDYLYWHHQGNRALRVGDWKLVSEAENNSMWELYNLKQDRIESRDLAGQYPDRVSQMADMWKQLDQEFRRQSGAVPSTGPEPARQR